From one Rhodamnia argentea isolate NSW1041297 chromosome 1, ASM2092103v1, whole genome shotgun sequence genomic stretch:
- the LOC115756739 gene encoding receptor-like cytosolic serine/threonine-protein kinase RBK2, translating into MEKNKMDNCSPVGVLEDFLRSSESDTNSTTSDSEARKDGKPASGWRGLIHLLRAKSKKQSPPMHPFDGLKPLFRRSSSMREMIAFPPCFLARADEFSRTPWKYFTLSELQAATNTFSPERLIGKGGYAEVYKGQLRNGQLVAVKRLTRGTPDEIIGDFLAELGIMAHVNHRNTAKLVGYGVEGGMHLVLELSPHGSLASVLYGTKETLEWQMRYKIALGTADGLLYLHEGCQRRIIHRDIKAANILLTEDFEPQICDFGLAKWLPEKWTHHTISKFEGTFGYLAPEYLMHGIVDEKTDVFAFGVLLLELVTGRRALDYAQQSLVLWAKPLLKKNNIRELLDPALGSNYNARQINQVLLAASLCIKQSSIRRPSIRQVAQILNGDLSCLNCMTKIRTPFFRKAFGEECHNLIKDRDSPRHALA; encoded by the exons ATGGAGAAAAATAAGATGGACAATTGCTCCCCTGTTGGAGTTCTGGAGGACTTTCTAAGGAGCAGCGAGTCGGACACTAATTCGACCACCTCGGACTCCGAGGCCCGGAAAGATGGGAAACCCGCTTCCGGATGGCGTGGGCTCATCCACTTGTTGAGGGCAAAGTCGAAGAAACAATCGCCCCCGATGCATCCGTTTGATGGTCTCAAGCCCCTATTTAGAAGAAGCAGCAGTATgagggaaatgattgccttccCACCGTGTTTCCTGGCGAGAGCCGATGAATTTAGCAGAACCCCTTGGAAATATTTCACCCTATCCGAGCTCCAAGCCGCAACTAACACTTTCAGCCCCG AGCGCCTAATTGGGAAGGGTGGTTATGCTGAGGTTTACAAGGGGCAGCTGAGGAACGGGCAACTCGTGGCGGTTAAACGACTCACGCGAGGGACGCCAGACGAGATAATAGGCGATTTCCTTGCTGAGCTTGGAATTATGGCCCATGTCAATCACCGGAACACTGCCAAGTTGGTCGGTTATGGGGTCGAAGGTGGAATGCATCTGGTCCTCGAGTTATCGCCTCATGGAAGCCTAGCCTCTGTGCTATATG GTACAAAAGAAACACTGGAGTggcagatgcgatataagatagCGTTAGGAACTGCCGACGGCTTATTGTACCTTCACGAAGGTTGTCAGAGGCGAATCATCCATAGAGACATAAAAGCTGCCAATATTTTGCTTACTGAAGACTTTGAGCCTCAG ATCTGCGACTTTGGACTTGCCAAATGGCTTCCGGAGAAATGGACCCACCACACCATTTCGAAATTCGAAGGCACTTTCGG CTATCTTGCTCCGGAGTACTTGATGCACGGCATAGTGGACGAGAAGACCGATGTGTTTGCTTTCGGTGTGCTTCTGTTGGAACTAGTCACTGGCCGCCGAGCACTAGACTATGCACAGCAAAGCCTTGTCCTTTGG GCAAAACCTTTGCTCAAGAAGAATAACATCAGAGAGCTCTTGGATCCTGCTCTGGGCAGCAACTACAACGCCAGGCAGATCAATCAGGTGCTCTTGGCTGCATCACTTTGCATAAAACAGTCTTCAATTCGACGGCCCAGCATACGCCAG GTAGCGCAAATTCTGAATGGCGACCTTAGCTGTCTGAATTGCATGACAAAGATCCGGACCCCGTTCTTCCGCAAAGCTTTTGGGGAAGAATGCCACAACTTGATCAAAGATCGCGACAGCCCGAGGCATGCCTTGGCTTGA